A genomic stretch from Kogia breviceps isolate mKogBre1 chromosome 1, mKogBre1 haplotype 1, whole genome shotgun sequence includes:
- the PPCS gene encoding phosphopantothenate--cysteine ligase isoform X1: MAAVDLVAEFPQPAGAARWAEVMARFAAGLGAQGRRVVLVTSGGTKVPLEARPVRFLDNFSSGRRGATSAEAFLAAGYGVLFLYRARSAFPFAHRFPPQTWLSALRPSSRAASGLLSLEAEEKALPGFAAALRSYQEAEAAGTFLAIEFTTLADYLHLLQAAAQALNPLGSSAMFYLAAAVSDFYVPVSEMPEHKIQSSGGPLQITMKMVPKMLSPLVKDWAPKAFIISFKLETDPSIVIDRARNALEIYRHQVVVANILDSRRTFVVIITKESETKLLLSEEEVGKGIEIEEKIVDDLQSRHTAFIHDKN; encoded by the exons ATGGCGGCAGTGGACCTGGTCGCCGAGTTCCCCCAGCCCGCAGGTGCTGCGCGCTGGGCCGAGGTGATGGCTCGGTTCGCCGCCGGGCTGGGCGCGCAGGGCCGACGGGTAGTGTTGGTCACGTCCGGCGGCACCAAGGTTCCCCTGGAAGCCCGGCCTGTGCGCTTCCTGGACAACTTCAGCAGCGGGCGGCGCGGTGCTACCTCGGCCGAAGCCTTCCTGGCCGCGGGCTACGGGGTCCTGTTTCTGTACCGTGCTCGCTCTGCCTTCCCCTTTGCTCACCGCTTCCCGCCCCAGACCTGGCTGTCGGCTCTGCGGCCCTCCAGCCGTGCGGCTTCGGGCTTGCTGAGCTTGGAGGCGGAGGAGAAGGCACTCCCGGGCTTCGCCGCGGCTCTGCGGAGCTACCAGGAGGCTGAGGCTGCCGGCACCTTCCTGGCCATAGAGTTCACCACTTTGGCCGACTATTTGCATCTGCTGCAGGCTGCAGCCCAGGCGCTCAATCCGCTAG GCTCTTCTGCGATGTTTTACCTGGCTGCGGCCGTGTCAGATTTCTATGTTCCTGTGTCTGAAATGCCTGAACACAAGATCCAGTCATCTGGGGGCCCACTGCAG ATAACAATGAAGATGGTGCCAAAAATGCTTTCACCTTTGGTTAAAGACTGGGCTCCCAAAGcatttataatttcctttaagTTGGAGACTGACCCCTCCATTGTAATTGATCGTGCACGGAATGCTTTGGAAATTTATCGACATCAAGTGGTGGTGGCTAACATCCTTGATTCACGACGGACCTTTGTGGTTATTATAACCAAAGAGTCAGAAACCAAGTTATTGTTATCAGAGGAAGAAGTAGGAAAAGGCATAGAGATAGAAGAGAAGATAGTGGATGATCTTCAGTCTCGACATACCGCTTTTATACATGACAAAAACTGA
- the PPCS gene encoding phosphopantothenate--cysteine ligase isoform X2 encodes MFYLAAAVSDFYVPVSEMPEHKIQSSGGPLQITMKMVPKMLSPLVKDWAPKAFIISFKLETDPSIVIDRARNALEIYRHQVVVANILDSRRTFVVIITKESETKLLLSEEEVGKGIEIEEKIVDDLQSRHTAFIHDKN; translated from the exons ATGTTTTACCTGGCTGCGGCCGTGTCAGATTTCTATGTTCCTGTGTCTGAAATGCCTGAACACAAGATCCAGTCATCTGGGGGCCCACTGCAG ATAACAATGAAGATGGTGCCAAAAATGCTTTCACCTTTGGTTAAAGACTGGGCTCCCAAAGcatttataatttcctttaagTTGGAGACTGACCCCTCCATTGTAATTGATCGTGCACGGAATGCTTTGGAAATTTATCGACATCAAGTGGTGGTGGCTAACATCCTTGATTCACGACGGACCTTTGTGGTTATTATAACCAAAGAGTCAGAAACCAAGTTATTGTTATCAGAGGAAGAAGTAGGAAAAGGCATAGAGATAGAAGAGAAGATAGTGGATGATCTTCAGTCTCGACATACCGCTTTTATACATGACAAAAACTGA
- the PPCS gene encoding phosphopantothenate--cysteine ligase isoform X3 → MKMVPKMLSPLVKDWAPKAFIISFKLETDPSIVIDRARNALEIYRHQVVVANILDSRRTFVVIITKESETKLLLSEEEVGKGIEIEEKIVDDLQSRHTAFIHDKN, encoded by the coding sequence ATGAAGATGGTGCCAAAAATGCTTTCACCTTTGGTTAAAGACTGGGCTCCCAAAGcatttataatttcctttaagTTGGAGACTGACCCCTCCATTGTAATTGATCGTGCACGGAATGCTTTGGAAATTTATCGACATCAAGTGGTGGTGGCTAACATCCTTGATTCACGACGGACCTTTGTGGTTATTATAACCAAAGAGTCAGAAACCAAGTTATTGTTATCAGAGGAAGAAGTAGGAAAAGGCATAGAGATAGAAGAGAAGATAGTGGATGATCTTCAGTCTCGACATACCGCTTTTATACATGACAAAAACTGA